The genomic interval ATGAAGACGGCGACCCACGTCGAGCCGATTTCGGTGATGAAGCCGTACGCGCCGTTGATTCGCATCGCGCCGTACGTCGCCACGTCCGCCCACGAGAACCCGGAGTGCGAGAGGAACCCGGGGAGCGCGGGGCCGACGAGCGCGTACAGGACGGAGCCGATGCCGACGAGCGCGATGGCCCAGCCGTACGCGCGCCGGGTCGCGTCGATGACCAGCGCGACGACGACGAGACCGACGACGATGTCGGTCTGCTGGAACCCGACGACGATGGCGCTCTCGTAGAGCCGCATGAAGTTCAGTTCGACGTAGATGCTCGCCGCGGCGGCCGCGAGCGCGGACAGCACGCAGAGGTGTGAGTCGATGCGGCCGACGTGGTCGTGGTAGCGGTCGGGGACGTACCCGAGGAGCCGCGAGTCTCCCTCTTGGGCCTGCACGGAGAGGTTGAGGTAGTAGATGACGAGGCCGAGGCCGAGGAAGATGTTCGCCCAGCGAACGCGGACGATGGGGCGGAACCACGCGAACGCGAGCGTGGACGCGGTCAGCAGGACGGCGAGCGCCGAGACCGTGGCGAGGATGACGCGCTCGCTGGCCGGGCGGCTACTGAAGGATTCGCGCAGTTCGGCGACTGTCGTGCCGTCGGTCAGTCGAAGGGAGTCGAACATCGAGAGCGCTACTCGTCAGCGACCTCGAACTCGTCCGACCAGACGCCCTTTTCCTGGTAGAAGTCGGCGGCGGCCGGGTGGAACGGGAGCGTGTCGTACGCGTTCTGCGTCCAGAACTCGCCGTCCGCGAGGCCGCCGAGGAGCGCGTTGTCCTCCTGGAGGGCTTCGCGCTGCGCCCAGAGGGTTTCGAGGAAGGAGTAGAGCGTGTCGTAGGAGAAGTCGTTCCGTACGACGAAGTTGTACGCGAGCGTCGGCGTGTGGAGGGTGTCCGGCGCGTACGCGTAACCCTCGAAGCCGCCCATGTCGATGTCGGAGATGATGACCGCGGGGTCGTCTTCGAGCTGGGAGACCGCGTCCTCCGGCCACTGGAGGACGCGGAGGTCGACGGTGCTCTTCATCTGCTGCACCCAGCCGGGTTCGACGGACTCGTTGATGAAGGTCGCCGCGCCCACGTCGAGGCGACCCTCGCTCATCGCGCTCGCCTGGTTGCCGTAACTGATGCTCACGCGCTCGTAGTCGTCGACGACGTAGTCGAGGGAGTGCTGGAGCATCTCGGCGGTACCGGATCCGCGCGGCGTCGGGGACACCCGACTGTTCGGCTGGATGTCGGAGACGGACGTCCAGCCGTCGTTCGGGGACGTGAGGAGCCACGCGAGGTCGTAGAGGTGGAAGACCTGCGTCGGCGTGAACTCGATGTCCTCGAAGGGCGCTTCGTTGTTCGCGACCTTGCTCGCGGTCCAGTTCTGGATGTAGGAGATGTCGGCTTCGTCGCGCGAGAGACGGCCGATGTTGGCGTTCGTTCCTTCGCTCGGTCGAGCGTCGACGGTGACCGCGTCCGTGTTCTGGTTTACGCGGTTCGCGATTGCCTGACTCATCGCGTACGCGGACGTGGTTTCCGTCGAGGTGGTCATTATCATCTCGCCGTCCGCGCCCGGCGCGTCACCGCTCCCGCTTCCGCTGTCTCCGAGACAGCCGGCGGCGGTGGTGAGTGCGAGCGCTCCGACGGAGCCTTTCAAGAAGGTTCTGCGATTGGAGTTCAGATTGGCAGTCATACCCGTGCAGGGTTCTAACGTTGGTAACGTATATAGATTAGTACTGTCCAAGAGTCACTATACGCTTTTAAGGCTCGAATCTCGGTAGAGCGACCGCAGTCCGAACCCGAGAACGCGTTTCTATATCGCCCCATGGAGTTTATCGATGGCTCCGGGGTGTTTTTACCCGGCGCGACCCACGTTCGTGGTAGATGGTTCAGAACGTCGCCCAGGAGGTCGCGGAACTGGAGCAGGAGGACTTCAACCTCCTCTCGGGCGTGGAGCACGGGATGCGTTTTTCGGAGTGGGTGGCGCGGGAGAAGCTCCCCGAGTTCGCGCGGCTCACCGAGGAGGAGGTGGATTACCGACTCGACCGCGTGGAAGACCGCGGACTGGTGGAGCGCCAGACCATCCAGTACGAGGGGTTCCGGCTGACCTTCGAGGGGTACGACGTGCTCGCGCTGAAGTCCTTTGCGGAGCGCGACACCGTCGAAGGGTTCGGCGCGCCACTGGGCGTCGGGAAGGAGTCCGACGTGTTCGAGGTGCAGTCGTACAAGCCGATGGCGCTCAAGTTCCACCGCGAGGGGTACACGAACTTCCGCGAGGTGAACAAAGAACGCGATTACACGAGCGAGAAAGAACACGTCTCGTGGTTCTACACCGCGCGGAAAGCCGCCGAACGCGAGCACGAGGCGCTCGAAACCCTGTATCCCGACGTGCGGGTGCCGCGGCCCGTCGACCAGAACCGGCACGCCATCGTGATGGAGAAGATCGACGGCGTGGAGCTGAACCGCGCGAAGCTCGACACCGACCAGGCGGAGGGCGTGCTCGACCTCGTCCTGCAGGAGATGGCGCTCGCGTACGCGAAGGGGTTCGTGCACGCGGACATCTCCGAGTACAACGTGTTCGTCCACGAGTCCGGTATCACGCTGTTCGACTGGCCGCAGTCCGTTCCGACGGAACACGAGAACGCGCGCGAGTTGCTGGGCCGGGACGTGAAGAACATCGTCTCCTACTTCCAGCGGAAGTACCCGAACGCCGTCTCCGAACCGGACGTCGACGCGGTCGCGGACGCCGTCGCCGCCGATTCTTTCGAGCGTATCGAGAACTACTGAGCGGGCTGTTTTCGCGGCAGTCGCGTGTCTCGGGAGAGAGCGCCGAACAGCGAGGATAAACTGATAGTCGAGATATCGAATCGGGGTTCGCGGGAAGGCGGAGCGGGATTAGTCGTTTTCCGCGGGTGTGTCGGGGTCTTCGTCGTCGGTGAGGGCGGTTCGGAAGTTCCAGAGTTCGTTCAGGACGAGGAGGACGGCGGGGACGACGACGAACAGGAGCATGCCGTTGCCGGTGTTGACGAACTGGACGAGGTAGCCGAAGTAGGGGATGTGGAAGCGGACGACGCCGACGACGTTCTCGGCGGGGACGAGTTCGCCGTCGGGTTCCTCGTTCGCGTCGCCCTGCGTGCGGAAGTACCGGCCGTCGTCGCGTTCGACGACGTCGATGACGCGGTGGGTGACGAGGCCGGTGTCGGCGGTCGCGCCGGTCGCGTGGAAGGTGATGATGTCGCGTTCGTCGATGTCGTCCGGGGAGACGCCGTCGACGACGACCGCGTCGCCCGCGTGAATCGTCGGGGACATGCTGGAGGAGAGGACGACGTAGCTGTTGTCCGCGCCGGCGACCTGCGGAACCGCGAACACGACGGACGGAACGACGACGGCGAGGAGGAGTGCGACTCCGGCGTACTGTGCGACTCTCGTGAGGGTGTCTCTGGTGAGCATCTATGTCGTGGACGTGAGAACGTACGAGACGTTCAGGGTGACCGAGTCGGTCTGGATGGCGTTTCCGGTGGCGGCGGGGACGCGCCACTGCGCGACGACGCGGACGGATTCGCCGGCGGCGAGCGGGTAGTCCGCGGCGAGAACGGTCTCGTCGAGGGTAGCGGCGGTGACGTAGGCGTCGGGGCCGCCGACGAGGTAGGTTCGCGCGCCGTCGTCGCGGACGAGCGCGACGCGGAGTTCGAGCGCGGACGCGAGTTCGCCGCCGTTCCCGGGGCGGTCGACGCCGCGTTCGAGTTCGATGAGTCCGTTCTCCGCGGAGTCGACGCCGGTGAGAACCACGTCGAGCGCGCCGGCGGCGTCGCCGTCGTTGGTGACGACGGTTTCGGTGCGGCCGGACGCGCCGGGGGCGGCGTTCGAGACGCCGAGGACGCCGGGGTTCGAGACGGAGAGGTTCGGCGTGCTCGGGGTGGCGAGGTTCGCGACCGAGAACGCGTACGAGTCCATGGACTGCGCTTCGACGGTCGCGCCGTCGGCGGCGACGAACGCGGTCACGGTGACGTAGCCCTCGCGGAGGACGGTGGTGTCGTCGTTCGAGTTGTTGAACTCGTCCGCGCGCTCGCCCGAGGCGTACGTGACGGGCGCGTCGAGGACGCGCGAGAGCGCGAGGGTGCCGGTGTCGTTCACGGCGCGCTCGACGGTTCGCTGGCGCGCCCACTCGCTTTCGGGCGTCCACGTCGACACGACGACGGTGAGGGTTCGGGCGTCCGAGACGTTCCAGGAGAGCGTGCCGGTGAGTCGGCCGTCGAGGTGGACGACCTCGCCGAGCGTGTTCTCGACGTTCTCCGGGCTCTCCGCGGAGAACTGCACGCCGACCGACCCGGGCGTCGTCGTGGTCGTCGTAGTCGTCGCCCCGCTGGTCGTCGTAGTCGTCGTGGTTGTGGACGCCGGAGCGCCGGCGTTCGCGTCGCCGCCCGCGCTCCCGCTCCCGTTCTGCGTGGGCGTCACCGTCGGCGGCGCGGGCGCGTCCCCGTCACTCGCGTCGCTCGCGGCCGACTCGAACTGCGAGAGCCCGAACCCCGCCGCGGCGGCCGCGACGAGCAACACGGCGATGACGACGACGCGCCGCCGCGTCGCCTCCCGTGACGTGTTCACGACGCACCACCTCCGCCGTCGTCGTCATCGCGCTCGGTGTCGTCGCCGGATTGCTCACCACCACCGCCCCCGTCGTCTTCACTTCCTGCTCCACCGCCCGCCGTCGATTCCTCGCCGGGCGCGTCGTCGCTTTCCCCGTCGCTCTCGCCGGCGTCCGCATCCCCGGCGTCCGCGCCGCTTCCGTCGTTCTCCCCGCGGGTCTCTCCCCCGTCAGCGTTCCCGTCAGTCGAACCGTCGTCCGCGTCCTCGCCGGCGTTCGCCGACTCGTTGCCGGCGTCACCGGACTTGGTGTCGTTCTCCAGAGACTCACTCTCGTTCTCCAACGGCGTCGAGTCGTTCTCCAGAGACTCGCTCTCGTTGAGTGTGTTCTCCGACGCGTTGCGCTCGCCGTCACTCTGCTTCGACGTGTTGCCCTTCGTCTCGTTCCGCCGGTCGGTCTCGTTCTCGACGACCCTCGACTCGTCCGAGTCCGTCTCCGTGAACCCGGAGTCGTCGCCGGTGTTCGTCCCTCCCACGGTCTGCGTTCCGGGCGATGCGTGTTGCACGTCGAGGGTGGTTGTGGCGCTCGCGGTGAACCCCGACTCGAATCTGACCGTGACCGTGACATCGTACGTACCGGAGCCGTTCACGGCGTCCACGAGGTCAG from Salarchaeum japonicum carries:
- a CDS encoding substrate-binding domain-containing protein, giving the protein MTANLNSNRRTFLKGSVGALALTTAAGCLGDSGSGSGDAPGADGEMIMTTSTETTSAYAMSQAIANRVNQNTDAVTVDARPSEGTNANIGRLSRDEADISYIQNWTASKVANNEAPFEDIEFTPTQVFHLYDLAWLLTSPNDGWTSVSDIQPNSRVSPTPRGSGTAEMLQHSLDYVVDDYERVSISYGNQASAMSEGRLDVGAATFINESVEPGWVQQMKSTVDLRVLQWPEDAVSQLEDDPAVIISDIDMGGFEGYAYAPDTLHTPTLAYNFVVRNDFSYDTLYSFLETLWAQREALQEDNALLGGLADGEFWTQNAYDTLPFHPAAADFYQEKGVWSDEFEVADE
- a CDS encoding serine/threonine-protein kinase RIO2 — its product is MVQNVAQEVAELEQEDFNLLSGVEHGMRFSEWVAREKLPEFARLTEEEVDYRLDRVEDRGLVERQTIQYEGFRLTFEGYDVLALKSFAERDTVEGFGAPLGVGKESDVFEVQSYKPMALKFHREGYTNFREVNKERDYTSEKEHVSWFYTARKAAEREHEALETLYPDVRVPRPVDQNRHAIVMEKIDGVELNRAKLDTDQAEGVLDLVLQEMALAYAKGFVHADISEYNVFVHESGITLFDWPQSVPTEHENARELLGRDVKNIVSYFQRKYPNAVSEPDVDAVADAVAADSFERIENY
- a CDS encoding signal peptidase I, which produces MLTRDTLTRVAQYAGVALLLAVVVPSVVFAVPQVAGADNSYVVLSSSMSPTIHAGDAVVVDGVSPDDIDERDIITFHATGATADTGLVTHRVIDVVERDDGRYFRTQGDANEEPDGELVPAENVVGVVRFHIPYFGYLVQFVNTGNGMLLFVVVPAVLLVLNELWNFRTALTDDEDPDTPAEND